The proteins below come from a single Alnus glutinosa chromosome 9, dhAlnGlut1.1, whole genome shotgun sequence genomic window:
- the LOC133876659 gene encoding large ribosomal subunit protein P2B-like — protein sequence MKVVAAYLLAVLGGNTCPSAEDLKEILGSVGAEADDERIELLLSEVKGKDITELIAAGREKLASVPAGGGAVAVGAPSAGAGAPAAAAEPKKEEKVEEKEESDDDMGFSLFD from the exons ATGAAGGTTGTCGCTGCGTACTTGTTGGCCGTGTTGGGAGGCAACACCTGCCCTTCCGCCGAAGATTTGAAGGAGATCCTCGGATCAG TTGGAGCTGAAGCTGATGACGAAAGAATTGAGTTGCTCTTGTCTGAAGTCAAGGGAAAAGATATCACAGAGTTGATTGCAGCTGGGAGGGAGAAGTTGGCATCAGTACCTGCTGGTGGTGGCGCTGTTGCTGTTGGTGCACCTTCTGCCGGTGCTGGTGCACCTGCAGCTGCTGCAGAGCCGAAGAAAGAGGAGAAAgtggaagagaaagaggagTCGGATGAT GATATGGGTTTCAGCCTCTTTGACTAA
- the LOC133877123 gene encoding histidine-containing phosphotransfer protein 1-like, with amino-acid sequence MEGANLRQQLKNHIQSMKDQGILDDHFDHVQKLQTEVNPCFLLDIVTVFCQDAENSIAELTKYLDEPAVDYAKVTAFVHQLKGSSSSVGGNRMALACRELRRASEDNKKEECLQALDKINREYNTLRDGLNAISQKVRTILTNEGGRRGRQ; translated from the exons ATGGAGGGGGCTAATCTCAGACAACAGCTCAAGAACCACATCCAGTCCATGAAAGACCAG GGTATATTGGACGACCATTTTGATCATGTCCAGAAGTTGCAAACCGAAGTCAATCCTTGCTTTCTTTTGGATATCGTCACCGTTTTCTGCCAAGACGCAGAAAATAGCATAGCAGAACTGACAAAATAtct GGATGAGCCCGCTGTAGACTATGCCAAGGTGACTGCTTTTGTTCACCAGCTGAAGGGAAGTAGCTCGAG cGTCGGTGGTAATCGAATGGCCCTTGCCTGTCGTGAGCTTCGACGTGCTAGCGAGGACAACAAGAAGGAGGA GTGCCTCCAAGCCTTGGACAAGATCAATCGTGAATACAACACTCTGCGCGACGGTCTCAATGCCATTTCTCAG AAAGTGAGGACAATTCTCACAAATGAGGGGGGGAGAAGGGGGCGACAGTAG